One window of the Trifolium pratense cultivar HEN17-A07 linkage group LG2, ARS_RC_1.1, whole genome shotgun sequence genome contains the following:
- the LOC123909605 gene encoding protein FAR1-RELATED SEQUENCE 5-like isoform X1, with the protein MQTTNSSGLPNCEANMDNGRDADDVEMNSGNDMHDEEGEDDLDGYTPIDKFTDDDIREMEFESEQNVVDFYEMYAEYHGFAVRKDFKESDMEGNIVKRQLVCNRRGQRHKSHLLRVNRRREPRPITRTDCRARIHVAYNVETKRWRVVTFESVHNHELIPRRFVHCIPKYRRLSEADKALADGLHTCGVRTCHILGFMMAQKGGHEGLGFIKKDLYNYFSNGAKARRENGDAIAALCYFQSKADNEPMFYSKFTIDNGRLQNLFWSDGTSRFDFECFGDVLAFDTTYKRNRYNKPFVIFSGLNHHGETTIFGCALISDETTETYKWLLNTLSDAMFKKHPRVVVTDGDGAMREAIRVEFPNAFHRLCSWHLHQNAIQNVKSPKFVEEFNSLMYADYFPEKFETEWKRITDDCDVSNHKWVKKVYETKTMWASAYMRDKFVCGIRTTSRCEGINSFIKGYVEKKNSLVEFIHNFERAVKEYRHNELLSDFNSLYYEPVLTNALEGIEIDASKVFTRNKFREVKKQIEGAGALNVIERTELGNNVTLKMNRFCNPNLNISVRLDKVENIFSCDCSLFEREGIPCSHIICAMRHEHINVFPKSLICKRWTKSAKNDYISSTTSFEECDSEKLFMFRRGAMSAAFNTLCEVSCKHDGSYKEAIEGLHNLLEKIRRHQDGNNKNNANPSVIGDPENVKSKGAPRRNKKSRGNRYCTRCKRPNHNKQTCPLRDAPGDLHQVEGEGSAGQPNDESMDFNAAHNNRGSKQKRKRATVANSKQAEKEKSNKPKENMSDTNEQDIPGASAFVNPNHSFNIDSNVMRHGFVFGNPTSKMERQKATWNYGVGYGADYFTTCNGVRNQSASIFPQFVPNQSAPIFPQFHPNQSSPIFPQFHPNQSSPIFPQFPPVDNNFLRQSRTHDFPRYTRFMEEVENSAKKAG; encoded by the exons A tGCAGACAACAAACTCATCAGGATTACCAAATTGTGAAGCAAACATGGATAATGGTAGAGATGCTGATGATGTTGAAATGAACAGTGGTAATGATATGCATGACGAGGAAGGAGAAGATGATTTGGATGGTTACACACCTATAGATAAATTCACAGATGATGATATAAGAGAGATGGAATTTGAATCAGAGCAAAACGTTGTTGATTTTTATGAAATGTATGCTGAATATCATGGGTTTGCTGTAAGAAAAGATTTTAAGGAATCTGATATGGAAGGGAATATTGTTAAGCGCCAATTAGTTTGTAATAGACGAGGTCAGAGACATAAAAGCCATTTGTTGCGGGTGAACCGGCGCAGGGAGCCAAGGCCAATAACTCGAACAGATTGTCGTGCTCGGATTCATGTGGCGTATAATGTTGAGACTAAGCGTTGGAGAGTTGTTACATTTGAGTCCGTTCATAATCATGAGTTAATTCCACGACGTTTCGTTCATTGTATTCCTAAGTATCGTCGATTGAGTGAAGCTGATAAAGCGCTCGCTGATGGCTTGCATACATGTGGAGTTAGAACATGTCATATTTTGGGTTTTATGATGGCTCAGAAAGGTGGTCACGAAGGTTTGGGATTCATCAAGAAAGACCTCTATAACTACTTTAGTAATGGAGCTAAGGCTAGAAGGGAAAATGGGGATGCTATtgctgctttgtgttatttccAGTCTAAAGCTGATAATGAACCGATGTTTTATTCGAAGTTTACAATAGACAATGGTCGtctacaaaatttattttggtcaGATGGAACTAGCCGATTTGACTTTGAATGTTTTGGTGACGTGCTTGCATTTGACACAACCTACAAAAGGAACAGGTACAACAAGCCGTTTGTTATTTTCAGTGGGTTGAATCATCATGGTGAAACTACAATTTTTGGGTGTGCTTTAATTTCTGATGAAACAACTGAGACATATAAATGGCTTTTAAATACCTTGTCAGATGCAATGTTTAAAAAACATCCCAGAGTAGTTGTTACTGATGGCGATGGTGCAATGAGGGAAGCTATTAGAGTTGAATTTCCAAATGCATTTCATCGCCTTTGTTCTTGGCATTTACATCAAAACGCTATTCAAAATGTCAAGAGTCCAAAGTTTGTGGAAGAGTTTAACTCATTGATGTATGCTGATTATTTCCCTGAGAAATTTGAAACTGAGTGGAAGAGGATCACCGATGATTGTGATGTATCAAACCACAAGTGGGTTAAAAAAGTTTACGAGACGAAGACAATGTGGGCAAGTGCGTACATGCGAGACAAATTTGTTTGTGGTATAAGGACTACATCTCGTTGTGAAGGTATCAATTCATTTATCAAGGGGTATGTGGAAAAGAAAAACAGTCTTGTTGAATTCATTCATAATTTTGAAAGAGCAGTGAAAGAATACAGACATAATGAATTATTGTCTGATTTCAACTCGTTATATTATGAGCCTGTGTTGACAAATGCTTTAGAAGGGATTGAGATCGATGCTTCCAAGGTCTTTACAAGAAATAAGTTTAGGGAAGTTAAAAAACAGATAGAAGGGGCAGGTGCATTGAATGTCATTGAACGGACTGAGCTTGGTAATAATGTCACGTTGAAGATGAATCGATTTTGCAATCCAAATTTGAATATTTCAGTTCGTCTTGATAaggtggaaaatatattttcatgtgACTGTAGTTTGTTTGAACGCGAAGGAATTCCATGTTCTCACATTATTTGTGCCATGAGGCACGAGCATATTAATGTGTTTCCAAAAAGTTTAATTTGTAAGAGGTGGACTAAATCAGCAAAGAATGACTACATATCATCAACTACGTCTTTCGAAGAATGTGATTCTGAAAAGTTGTTCATGTTTCGTCGTGGGGCTATGTCTGCTGCTTTCAATACTTTGTGCGAAGTTTCTTGTAAACATGATGGTTCTTATAAAGAGGCTATAGAAGGACTTCACAATTTGCTTGAGAAAATAAGGAGGCATCAAGatggaaataataaaaataatgccAATCCGTCGGTTATTGGTGATCCCGAAAACGTCAAGAGCAAGGGTGCCCCTCGTAGGAACAAAAAATCACGCGGCAATAGATATTGTACTCGTTGTAAACGACCTAATCACAACAAACAAACATGTCCGTTACGAGATGCACCTGGTGATCTACATCAAGTCGAGGGTGAGGGTTCAGCTGGCCAACCTAATGACGAGTCGATGGATTTCAAT GCTGCTCATAACAACCGTGGTAGTAAACAAAAGAGAAAACGCGCCACTGTTGCTAATTCAAAACAA GCTGAAAAAGAGAAGTCCAACAAACCTAAGGAGAACATGTCAGATACAAATGAACAAGACATTCCAGGGGCTAGTGCTTTTGTCAATCCAAATCACTCATTCAATATTGACAGC AATGTTATGAGACATGGTTTTGTATTTGGTAATCCCACTAGTAAAATGGAACGTCAGAAAGCAACGTGGAACTATGGTGTAGGGTATGGTGCCGATTATTTCACCACATGTAATGGGGTTCGAAATCAAAGTGCATCAATTTTTCCCCAATTTGTTCCAAATCAAAGTGCACCAATTTTCCCCCAATTTCATCCAAATCAAAGTTCACCAATTTTCCCCCAATTTCATCCAAATCAAAGTTCACCAATTTTCCCCCAGTTTCCACCAGTAGACAACAATTTTCTTCGACAAAGCAGAACACATGATTTCCCTCGTTATACACGT TTTATGGAGGAGGTGGAGAACTCGGCTAAAAAGGCAGGCTAG